In Halopelagius longus, a genomic segment contains:
- a CDS encoding ArnT family glycosyltransferase has product MTVRESYSHRLVSNADRLRRAVPLEARDRRWLTLALIPSLVAVCVYLATNPYPAYGAGLYTQIAEEIIAGGYAPPARIPGYTADGVPFAYPPLQFYVLAVLIDIGGDPVTISRFLPSVAVVAAQIPLYLLARDYTGSRPAGAATAAAVALNPQILQWHISAGGVVRAFAYLYALTAIYAGYHVFTSGNRRAVVGGLFAFGLTLLTHPTYSLFVVATYLLLWAVLDRSPRGLVLGAIVGVGGTVVAAPWLAWMASVHGVETFTSAASTHGGIGGGVSTLLDGISIYTAIPLAAAAYLLVRREWFLSAWVVAAELLFQQPRFVYTAGTFAIVAVGLDAAGRIRALDPAGSRSVDWRAVGAAAVILAGTVCGGAYLAYEMTLVTDPTTPEFLDDEAVAAMEWAATETPEDATFVVLGDAAEWFPAEAERTILVGPWGVEWEGAERYEPQLGAYTNVSACQSATCVEETAATVGANPDYVYVPKGRYTVRGAGMVQFGSLERSFERSPRWELAFENEGVAIYRATDPE; this is encoded by the coding sequence ATGACAGTACGAGAGTCCTACTCGCATCGATTGGTGTCGAACGCGGACAGACTCCGCCGCGCCGTTCCGCTGGAGGCGCGGGACCGCAGGTGGCTGACGCTCGCGTTGATTCCGAGCCTCGTCGCCGTCTGCGTCTACCTCGCGACGAACCCGTACCCCGCCTACGGCGCGGGCCTGTACACCCAAATCGCCGAGGAGATTATCGCCGGCGGCTACGCGCCGCCGGCCCGGATTCCGGGGTACACCGCCGACGGCGTCCCCTTCGCGTACCCGCCGCTACAGTTCTACGTGCTCGCCGTGCTCATCGATATCGGCGGCGACCCCGTCACCATCTCGCGGTTCCTCCCCAGCGTCGCCGTCGTCGCAGCCCAGATTCCCCTCTACCTCCTCGCGCGCGACTACACGGGGTCCCGCCCCGCCGGGGCGGCAACCGCCGCCGCGGTGGCGCTGAACCCGCAGATTCTACAGTGGCACATCTCCGCCGGCGGCGTCGTCCGCGCGTTCGCCTACCTGTACGCGCTGACCGCGATATACGCCGGCTACCACGTCTTCACCTCCGGTAACCGCCGGGCGGTCGTCGGCGGACTGTTCGCGTTCGGACTGACGCTCCTGACCCACCCGACGTACTCGCTGTTCGTCGTCGCGACGTACCTGCTTCTGTGGGCGGTGTTGGACCGCTCTCCGCGGGGGTTGGTCCTCGGCGCAATCGTCGGCGTCGGCGGCACCGTCGTCGCCGCCCCGTGGTTGGCGTGGATGGCGTCGGTCCACGGCGTCGAAACGTTCACCTCGGCGGCGAGCACCCACGGCGGAATCGGCGGCGGGGTGAGCACGCTGTTGGACGGAATTTCGATATACACGGCGATACCGCTCGCGGCGGCGGCCTACCTCCTCGTCCGGCGCGAGTGGTTCCTGTCGGCGTGGGTCGTCGCCGCGGAACTGCTGTTCCAACAGCCCCGGTTCGTCTACACCGCCGGGACGTTCGCCATCGTCGCCGTCGGCCTCGACGCCGCCGGGCGGATTCGCGCGCTCGACCCCGCCGGTTCGCGGAGCGTCGACTGGCGCGCGGTGGGGGCGGCGGCGGTCATACTCGCGGGGACGGTCTGCGGCGGCGCGTACCTCGCCTACGAGATGACGCTAGTCACCGACCCCACGACGCCCGAGTTCCTCGACGACGAAGCAGTCGCGGCGATGGAGTGGGCGGCGACGGAGACGCCCGAAGACGCGACGTTCGTCGTCCTCGGCGACGCCGCCGAGTGGTTCCCGGCGGAGGCCGAGCGGACGATACTCGTCGGCCCGTGGGGCGTCGAGTGGGAGGGCGCAGAGAGGTACGAACCGCAACTCGGCGCGTACACGAACGTCTCCGCCTGTCAGAGCGCCACCTGCGTCGAGGAAACCGCCGCGACCGTCGGCGCGAACCCCGACTACGTGTACGTGCCGAAAGGGAGGTACACCGTCCGCGGCGCGGGGATGGTGCAGTTCGGGTCGCTCGAACGGTCGTTCGAGCGGTCGCCGCGGTGGGAACTGGCCTTCGAGAACGAGGGCGTCGCGATTTACCGCGCGACCGACCCCGAGTGA